One Primulina tabacum isolate GXHZ01 chromosome 10, ASM2559414v2, whole genome shotgun sequence DNA segment encodes these proteins:
- the LOC142504775 gene encoding conserved oligomeric Golgi complex subunit 3-like, with amino-acid sequence MATTTASTGSGKSGVPKSGAISKGYNFASTWEQNAPLTEQQQAAIVALSHAVAERPFPPNLAQEQVASQENGLSISAKHNAAEDSGDIKTVLVNTNEFYKWFADLEAAMKSETEEKYQHYVRTLTERIQTCDSILLQVDETLELFNELQLQHQAVATKTKTLHDACDRLLMEKQKLIEFAESLRVKLNYFDELENVATSFYSPSMNVTHENFLPLLKRLDECISYVESNPQYAECNVYLVKFRQLQSRALGMIRSRVLSVLQNTSSQVQAAIRSNAGNKATVSEGVEASVIYVRFKAAANELKPVLEEIESRKLRKEYVQILTECHKLYCEQRLLLVKGIVQQRISEFAKREALPSLTRSGCAYLMQVCQLEHQLFDHFFPSSAEDVSSLAPLIDPLCTYLYDTLRPKLIHEANFDILCELVDILKVEVIGEQLSRRGESLVGLRPTLERILADVHERLTFRARTYIRDEIANYPPTDEDLNYPAKLEQSTETKLETSSSDQNLDVSRTWYPPLERTISCLSKLYRCLESAVFTGLAQEAVEVCSASIQKASKLIAKRSSAMEAQLFLIKHLLILREQIAPFDIEFSVTHKELDFSHLLEHLRRILRGQASLFDWSRSTSLARTLSPRVLENQIDAKKDLEKSLKATCEEFIMSVTKLVVDPMLSFVTKVTAVKVALSSGSQNQKVESAINRPLKDQAFATPEKVSELVQKVSSAIQQELPGVMSKMKLYLQNPSTRAILFRPIKTNIIEAHVQVQSLLKSEYSTDDIHTVNMISVQELQSQLDSLL; translated from the exons ATGGCGACGACTACGGCTTCGACGGGATCGGGGAAAAGCGGCGTGCCGAAGTCTGGCGCGATTTCTAAGGGCTACAATTTCGCCTCCACCTGGGAACAG AATGCTCCATTGACGGAGCAACAGCAGGCAGCAATTGTCGCGCTCTCCCATGCAGTTGCTGAACGCCCTTTCCCCCCCAATTTG GCACAAGAGCAAGTGGCTAGTCAGGAAAACGGTCTATCTATTTCAGCAAAGCACAATGCTGCAGAAGATTCAGGGGACATCAAGACTGTCCTAGTGAATACAAATGAG TTCTACAAATGGTTTGCTGATCTCGAAGCAGCCATGAAATCCGAG ACAGAGGAGAAATATCAGCATTATGTGCGGACATTAACTGAGCGAATACAAACATGTGATAGCATACTCCTTCAG GTGGATGAAACCCTTGAGTTGTTTAATGAACTCCAGCTGCAGCACCAGGCAGTAGCAACAAAAACGAAGACTCTGCATGATGCATGTGATCGACTG TTAATGGAGAAGCAAAAGTTAATAGAATTTGCTGAATCACTGCGTGTTAAGCTCAACTACTTCGATGAACTGGAGAAT GTTGCCACTAGCTTTTATTCTCCAAGCATGAATGTGACGCATGAAAATTTCCTCCCTTTGCTCAAAAGGCTTGACGAGTGCATTTC ATATGTTGAGAGTAACCCACAGTACGCGGAGTGCAATGTGTACTTGGTCAAGTTCAGACAACTTCAG TCTCGAGCTTTAGGAATGATTCGTTCTCGAGTTCTCTCTGTTCTCCAGAATACCTCATCTCAG GTACAGGCAGCAATTCGAAGCAATGCTGGCAACAAAGCAACAGTTTCGGAGGGTGTAGAAGCATCTGTTATTTATGTCCGGTTCAAGGCAGCAGCAAATGAG CTCAAGCCAGTGTTGGAGGAAATTGAAAGCAGAAAACTCAGAAAGGAATATGTCCAGATACTCACGGAATGCCACAAACTTTACTGTGAACAGAGGCTTCTGTTG GTGAAAGGCATAGTACAGCAACGTATTTCTGAATTTGCCAAGAGAGAAGCCTTGCCTTCATTGACTAGATCTGGATGTGCATACTTAATGCAG GTGTGTCAGCTTGAGCATCAACTCTTTGACCATTTCTTCCCCTCATCTGCAGAGGATGTTTCTAGTTTGGCTCCTCTAATTGATCCACT GTGTACTTACTTATATGACACCTTGCGCCCTAAACTCATTCATGAAGCAAATTTTGACATACTCTGTGAACTTGTTGATATCCTGAAAGTTGAAGTCATTGGGGAACAGCTTAGCCGACGAGGTGAGTCGTTAGTGGGATTACGTCCAACGTTGGAGAGGATCTTGGCAGATGTTCACGAACGGTTAACTTTTCGTGCTCGCACCTACATTCGCGATGAG ATTGCGAATTATCCTCCTACAGATGAAGATCTAAACTACCCCGCTAAGCTGGAGCAATCAACTGAGACAAAGTTGGAAACATCATCG AGTGATCAAAACCTAGATGTTTCCAGAACATGGTACCCTCCACTCGAGAGAACTATATCCTGTTTGTCCAAGCTGTATCGCTGCCTAGAATCAGCAGTTTTTACTGGTTTGGCACAG GAAGCCGTTGAAGTTTGCTCTGCATCCATCCAG AAAGCTAGCAAACTAATTGCCAAAAGATCATCTGCAATGGAGGCACAACTGTTCCTTATAAAGCATCTTCTTATTCTCAGAGAGCAG ATTGCACCGTTTGATATCGAATTTTCTGTTACCCACAAGGAGCTTGATTTCTCTCATTTGTTG GAGCATTTGAGACGGATTCTTAGAGGTCAGGCTTCACTATTTGATTGGTCAAGGTCCACTTCATTGGCGAGAACTCTTTCTCCACGAGTTTTGGAAAATCAAATTGATGCCAAGAAG GATTTGGAGAAAAGCCTCAAAGCCACTTGTGAGGAGTTCATTATGTCAGTCACTAAGCTAGTTGTGGATCCCATGTTATCTTTCGTCACCAAG GTTACTGCTGTTAAAGTTGCATTATCCTCTGGCAGTCAAAATCAGAAGGTGGAGTCTGCCATTAATAGGCCACTTAAAGATCAAGCTTTCGCAACTCCAGAAAAGGTCTCTGAACTTGTTCAAAAG GTGAGTTCTGCTATCCAACAAGAGTTGCCAGGGGTGATGAGTAAAATGAAGCTTTATCTCCAGAATCCTTCAACCCGTGCAATACTTTTCAGACCAATAAA GACCAACATTATCGAGGCGCATGTTCAAGTGCAATCTCTACTTAAATCGGAGTATTCAACCGATGACATACATACAGTGAATATGATTTCAGTACAAGAGTTGCAATCTCAACTTGATAGCCTCTTGTGA
- the LOC142505426 gene encoding LOW QUALITY PROTEIN: DNA repair protein RAD51 homolog (The sequence of the model RefSeq protein was modified relative to this genomic sequence to represent the inferred CDS: deleted 1 base in 1 codon), which yields MEQQRKQKTLEQDQQQELEEIQHGPLPVEQLLASGVAALDIKKLKDAGICTVESVAFAPRKELLQIKGISDAKADKIIEAASKLVPLGFTSAQQLHAQRQEIIQISTGSKELDKILEGGIETGSITELYGEFRSGKTQLCHTMCVTCQLPLDQGGGEGKAMYIDAEGTFRPQRLVQIADRFGLNANDVLENVAYARAYNTDHQSRLLLEAASMMVETRFALMIVDSATALYRTDFSGRGELSARQMHLAKFLRSLQKLADEFGVAVVITNQVVAQVDGSAVFAGPQIKPIGGNIMAHATTTRLALRKGRAEERICKVISSPCLAEAEARFQISLEGVIDVKD from the exons ATGGAGCAGCAGAGGAAGCAGAAGACGTTGGAGCAAGATCAGCAGCAAGAACTGGAAGAAATTCAACATGGGCCTCTCCCTGTTGAGCAACTTCTG GCTTCTGGTGTTGCTGCTCTCGACATTAAAAAGCTGAAAGATGCGGGTATATGCACCGTGGAATCGGTTGCTTTCGCTCCAAGGAAAGAGCTTCTGCAAATTAAAGGAATAAGTGATGCGAAAGCTGATAAGATCATCGAAGCAG CGTCAAAATTGGTGCCTTTGGGCTTTACAAGTGCCCAACAACTACATGCCCAGAGGCAAGAGATTATTCAAATAAGCACTGGATCGAAAGAACTCGACAAAATCTTAGAAG GAGGGATTGAAACAGGATCCATTACAGAATTATATGGTGAGTTCCGCTCTGGAAAGACTCAGCTCTGCCACACAATGTGTGTCACTTGCCAA CTGCCTTTAGATCAAGGTGGTGGTGAGGGTAAAGCAATGTACATTGATGCTGAGGGGACATTCAGACCACAGAGACTAGTA CAGATAGCAGACAG ATTCGGGTTAAATGCTAATGATGTTTTGGAAAATGTGGCCTATGCTCGAGCTTATAACACTGACCATCAATCTCGGCTTTTGCTTGAAGCTGCATCCATGATGGTGGAAACTAG GTTTGCTCTCATGATAGTGGATAGTGCTACTGCGCTGTATAGGACGGATTTCTCCGGAAGGGGCGAATTATCAGCGAGGCAAATGCATCTTGCCAAGTTCCTGAGGAGCCTTCAGAAATTAGCAGACGAG TTCGGTGTTGCTGTTGTCATCACAAATCAAGTTGTTGCCCAAGTGGATGGTTCTGCCGTATTTGCTGGCCCTCAAATCAAACCCATTGGCGGTAACATCATGGCTCATGCCACTACAACAAG ACTAGCTTTAAGGAAAGGACGAGCTGAGGAGCGTATTTGCAAAGTCATCAGCTCTCCATGTCTGGCTGAAGCTGAAGCAAGATTTCAGATATCTCTAGAGGGTGTAATTGATGTTAAAGATTAA